The following are encoded together in the Buteo buteo chromosome 24, bButBut1.hap1.1, whole genome shotgun sequence genome:
- the LOC142044463 gene encoding sulfate transporter-like isoform X2, whose amino-acid sequence MVQKEGKGNSSPGAMEDTSSQKSGQSKEVLSSLTPEESPANFVHVQLEEYEPADFSTKDLILKKAREVCTCNHQTIIAFFCQLFPVLDWLPRYNIKTQLLGDVISGLLVGIVAIPQSISYSLLASQDPIYGIYTNFFCNVIYVAMATSHHNFVGSFGILCLMIGQSVNRHLQLAGYSGDSSGSSLVGNSTSFGNGTGACDRSCYAITVALSLSFLVGLYQILLGVLQLGFVAVYLSEPLLSGFVTGSSLTIITSQMKYLLGLKIPRHEGVGSFLLTWVDLFRYIQNTNICDLVTSLVALAIIVPVKEINDRYKEKMKAPFPIELLVVIVATVISYYFNFEERYKSAVCGDIPTGFRKPTLPDTNLFSSLAADALPIAVIGFAMTVSLAEIFGKKHGYAVRANQEMIAIGMCNLIPSFFYCFASSAALTKTLLKESTGTQTQVSGLVTSLVLLLVLLWIAPLFYSLQTSILGVVTIVNLRGGLRKFHDTPRMWQLSKLDTVVWWTTMLSSTLITTEIGLLVGVCFALLCIIFRTQRPRATLLGKVSNTEIYEDQSTYKQLGSIANIKIFRFESSLYYANKDYFKTVLYQKTGVNPILLAAKHQRVEGQANADAGNSKSFFGTRLDCLKPAKQRTEKPPADACPPSLDMHTLILECGAMQFIDTVGLSVLKEIRHDYKEIGVQVLLANCNPSIRHRLREGGWAGGADSGGQLAFHSVHDAVRFAERRYRVQRESKEKKDAVLDPEDLNFQASL is encoded by the exons ATGGTCCAGAAGGAAGGCAAAGGAAACAG CTCTCCGGGTGCAATGGAGGACACGTCAAGCCAGAAGTCAGGACAGAGCAAAGAGGTGCTGAGCTCCCTAACACCAGAAGAGAGTCCTGCCAATTTTGTACATGTCCAATTGGAGGAGTATGAGCCCGCAGACTTTAGCACCAAGGATCTCATCCtaaagaaagccagagaggtcTGCACATGCAATCATCAAACCATCATTGCCTTCTTCTGTCAGCTGTTCCCAGTGCTGGACTGGCTTCCCCGTTACAACATCAAGACGCAGTTGCTTGGGGACGTCATATCTGGGCTCCTGGTGGGGATAGTTGCCATCCCTCAGTCCATCTCCTACTCCCTCTTAGCCAGCCAGGATCCCATCTACGGAATCTACACCAACTTCTTCTGCAATGTCATCTACGTCGCTATGGCCACGTCACACCATAACTTCGTGGGCTCCTTCGGCATCCTGTGTCTGATGATTGGGCAGTCTGTGAACCGGCACCTCCAGCTAGCAGGGTACAGCGGCGACAGCTCTGGCTCTTCACTGGTGGGCAACTCCACCTCCTTCGGTAATGGGACAGGAGCCTGTGACAGGAGCTGCTATGCCATCACTGTGGCCCTTTCCTTAAGCTTTCTGGTCGGCCTTTACCAG ATCCTGCTGGGGGTTTTACAGCTGGGTTTTGTGGCTGTCTACCTGTCAGAACCTCTGCTCAGTGGCTTTGTGACTGGCTCCAGCCTCACCATTATCACCTCCCAGATGAAGTATCTCCTGGGACTGAAAATACCTCGTCACGAAGGGGTGGGGTCCTTCCTCCTGACGTGGGTTGACCTTTTCAGATACATCCAGAACACCAACATCTGTGACCTGGTCACCAGCCTGGTTGCTTTGGCTATCATAGTGCCTGTCAAAGAGATCAATGACCGGTATAAGGAGAAGATGAAGGCCCCATTCCCCATAGAGCTGCTGGTGGTCATTGTAGCCACAGTAATATCTTACTACTTTAACTTCGAAGAGCGATACAAGTCTGCTGTTTGTGGGGATATCCCCACTGGTTTCAGGAAACCCACTCTACCAGATACAAACCTGTTTTCCAGCCTGGCAGCTGATGCTCTGCCCATCGCTGTTATTGGTTTTGCCATGACCGTCTCCCTGGCGGAAATCTTTGGCAAAAAGCACGGCTACGCTGTCCGTGCCAACCAAGAGATGATTGCCATTGGCATGTGCAACCTGATCCCTTCTTTCTTCTACTGCtttgccagctctgcagccctgaCCAAGACTCTGCTGAAGGAGTCCACGGGGACCCAGACCCAGGTGTCCGGCCTGGTCACCTCCCTCGTGCTGCTGTTAGTGCTGCTGTGGATCGCCCCACTCTTCTACTCGCTGCAGACCTCCATCCTGGGGGTGGTCACCATTGTCAACCTGCGGGGGGGCCTGAGGAAGTTCCATGATACCCCCCGCATGTGGCAGCTCAGCAAGCTGGACACGGTGGTGTGGTGGACAACCATGCTGTCCTCCACACTGATCACCACAGAGATTGGGCTCCTCGTGGGCGTCTGCTTCGCTCTGCTCTGCATCATCTTCCGCACACAGAGACCCAGGGCCACGCTCCTGGGCAAGGTCAGCAACACAGAAATCTATGAGGACCAGTCCACTTACAAGCAGCTCGGCAGTATTGCCAACATCAAAATCTTCCGCTTCGAGTCATCCCTCTACTATGCCAACAAGGACTATTTCAAGACAGTTCTCTACCAGAAAACTGGGGTAAATCCTATCCTGCTGGCTGCTAAGCACCAAAGGGTGGAGGGCCAGGCAAATGCAGACGCAGgcaacagcaagagctttttcGGCACCAGGCTTGACTGCCTGAAACCTGCCAAGCAAAGGACTGAGAAGCCTCCAGCAGATGCCTGTCCTCCCTCCCTAGATATGCACACCTTAATCCTTGAGTGTGGGGCAATGCAGTTCATAGATACTGTGGGTCTCTCTGTGCTAAAGGAGATACGGCATGACTACAAGGAGATTGGCGTCCAGGTGCTCCTGGCCAACTGCAACCCTTCCATCCGCCACCGGCTCCGGGAGGGAGGCTGGGCTGGTGGGGCAGACAGCGGTGGTCAGCTGGCTTTCCACAGCGTCCACGATGCAGTGCGGTTTGCCGAACGGCGGTACCGCGTGCAGCGggagagcaaggagaaaaaggatGCTGTCCTGGACCCCGAAGACCTGAACTTCCAGGCGTCTTTGTAG
- the LOC142044463 gene encoding sulfate transporter-like isoform X1, producing the protein MMYVTVTPHGCLLSCLSSPGAMEDTSSQKSGQSKEVLSSLTPEESPANFVHVQLEEYEPADFSTKDLILKKAREVCTCNHQTIIAFFCQLFPVLDWLPRYNIKTQLLGDVISGLLVGIVAIPQSISYSLLASQDPIYGIYTNFFCNVIYVAMATSHHNFVGSFGILCLMIGQSVNRHLQLAGYSGDSSGSSLVGNSTSFGNGTGACDRSCYAITVALSLSFLVGLYQILLGVLQLGFVAVYLSEPLLSGFVTGSSLTIITSQMKYLLGLKIPRHEGVGSFLLTWVDLFRYIQNTNICDLVTSLVALAIIVPVKEINDRYKEKMKAPFPIELLVVIVATVISYYFNFEERYKSAVCGDIPTGFRKPTLPDTNLFSSLAADALPIAVIGFAMTVSLAEIFGKKHGYAVRANQEMIAIGMCNLIPSFFYCFASSAALTKTLLKESTGTQTQVSGLVTSLVLLLVLLWIAPLFYSLQTSILGVVTIVNLRGGLRKFHDTPRMWQLSKLDTVVWWTTMLSSTLITTEIGLLVGVCFALLCIIFRTQRPRATLLGKVSNTEIYEDQSTYKQLGSIANIKIFRFESSLYYANKDYFKTVLYQKTGVNPILLAAKHQRVEGQANADAGNSKSFFGTRLDCLKPAKQRTEKPPADACPPSLDMHTLILECGAMQFIDTVGLSVLKEIRHDYKEIGVQVLLANCNPSIRHRLREGGWAGGADSGGQLAFHSVHDAVRFAERRYRVQRESKEKKDAVLDPEDLNFQASL; encoded by the exons ATGATGTATGTGACTGTAACACCTCATGgctgcctgctctcctgccttaGCTCTCCGGGTGCAATGGAGGACACGTCAAGCCAGAAGTCAGGACAGAGCAAAGAGGTGCTGAGCTCCCTAACACCAGAAGAGAGTCCTGCCAATTTTGTACATGTCCAATTGGAGGAGTATGAGCCCGCAGACTTTAGCACCAAGGATCTCATCCtaaagaaagccagagaggtcTGCACATGCAATCATCAAACCATCATTGCCTTCTTCTGTCAGCTGTTCCCAGTGCTGGACTGGCTTCCCCGTTACAACATCAAGACGCAGTTGCTTGGGGACGTCATATCTGGGCTCCTGGTGGGGATAGTTGCCATCCCTCAGTCCATCTCCTACTCCCTCTTAGCCAGCCAGGATCCCATCTACGGAATCTACACCAACTTCTTCTGCAATGTCATCTACGTCGCTATGGCCACGTCACACCATAACTTCGTGGGCTCCTTCGGCATCCTGTGTCTGATGATTGGGCAGTCTGTGAACCGGCACCTCCAGCTAGCAGGGTACAGCGGCGACAGCTCTGGCTCTTCACTGGTGGGCAACTCCACCTCCTTCGGTAATGGGACAGGAGCCTGTGACAGGAGCTGCTATGCCATCACTGTGGCCCTTTCCTTAAGCTTTCTGGTCGGCCTTTACCAG ATCCTGCTGGGGGTTTTACAGCTGGGTTTTGTGGCTGTCTACCTGTCAGAACCTCTGCTCAGTGGCTTTGTGACTGGCTCCAGCCTCACCATTATCACCTCCCAGATGAAGTATCTCCTGGGACTGAAAATACCTCGTCACGAAGGGGTGGGGTCCTTCCTCCTGACGTGGGTTGACCTTTTCAGATACATCCAGAACACCAACATCTGTGACCTGGTCACCAGCCTGGTTGCTTTGGCTATCATAGTGCCTGTCAAAGAGATCAATGACCGGTATAAGGAGAAGATGAAGGCCCCATTCCCCATAGAGCTGCTGGTGGTCATTGTAGCCACAGTAATATCTTACTACTTTAACTTCGAAGAGCGATACAAGTCTGCTGTTTGTGGGGATATCCCCACTGGTTTCAGGAAACCCACTCTACCAGATACAAACCTGTTTTCCAGCCTGGCAGCTGATGCTCTGCCCATCGCTGTTATTGGTTTTGCCATGACCGTCTCCCTGGCGGAAATCTTTGGCAAAAAGCACGGCTACGCTGTCCGTGCCAACCAAGAGATGATTGCCATTGGCATGTGCAACCTGATCCCTTCTTTCTTCTACTGCtttgccagctctgcagccctgaCCAAGACTCTGCTGAAGGAGTCCACGGGGACCCAGACCCAGGTGTCCGGCCTGGTCACCTCCCTCGTGCTGCTGTTAGTGCTGCTGTGGATCGCCCCACTCTTCTACTCGCTGCAGACCTCCATCCTGGGGGTGGTCACCATTGTCAACCTGCGGGGGGGCCTGAGGAAGTTCCATGATACCCCCCGCATGTGGCAGCTCAGCAAGCTGGACACGGTGGTGTGGTGGACAACCATGCTGTCCTCCACACTGATCACCACAGAGATTGGGCTCCTCGTGGGCGTCTGCTTCGCTCTGCTCTGCATCATCTTCCGCACACAGAGACCCAGGGCCACGCTCCTGGGCAAGGTCAGCAACACAGAAATCTATGAGGACCAGTCCACTTACAAGCAGCTCGGCAGTATTGCCAACATCAAAATCTTCCGCTTCGAGTCATCCCTCTACTATGCCAACAAGGACTATTTCAAGACAGTTCTCTACCAGAAAACTGGGGTAAATCCTATCCTGCTGGCTGCTAAGCACCAAAGGGTGGAGGGCCAGGCAAATGCAGACGCAGgcaacagcaagagctttttcGGCACCAGGCTTGACTGCCTGAAACCTGCCAAGCAAAGGACTGAGAAGCCTCCAGCAGATGCCTGTCCTCCCTCCCTAGATATGCACACCTTAATCCTTGAGTGTGGGGCAATGCAGTTCATAGATACTGTGGGTCTCTCTGTGCTAAAGGAGATACGGCATGACTACAAGGAGATTGGCGTCCAGGTGCTCCTGGCCAACTGCAACCCTTCCATCCGCCACCGGCTCCGGGAGGGAGGCTGGGCTGGTGGGGCAGACAGCGGTGGTCAGCTGGCTTTCCACAGCGTCCACGATGCAGTGCGGTTTGCCGAACGGCGGTACCGCGTGCAGCGggagagcaaggagaaaaaggatGCTGTCCTGGACCCCGAAGACCTGAACTTCCAGGCGTCTTTGTAG
- the LOC142044463 gene encoding sulfate transporter-like isoform X3, whose protein sequence is MEDTSSQKSGQSKEVLSSLTPEESPANFVHVQLEEYEPADFSTKDLILKKAREVCTCNHQTIIAFFCQLFPVLDWLPRYNIKTQLLGDVISGLLVGIVAIPQSISYSLLASQDPIYGIYTNFFCNVIYVAMATSHHNFVGSFGILCLMIGQSVNRHLQLAGYSGDSSGSSLVGNSTSFGNGTGACDRSCYAITVALSLSFLVGLYQILLGVLQLGFVAVYLSEPLLSGFVTGSSLTIITSQMKYLLGLKIPRHEGVGSFLLTWVDLFRYIQNTNICDLVTSLVALAIIVPVKEINDRYKEKMKAPFPIELLVVIVATVISYYFNFEERYKSAVCGDIPTGFRKPTLPDTNLFSSLAADALPIAVIGFAMTVSLAEIFGKKHGYAVRANQEMIAIGMCNLIPSFFYCFASSAALTKTLLKESTGTQTQVSGLVTSLVLLLVLLWIAPLFYSLQTSILGVVTIVNLRGGLRKFHDTPRMWQLSKLDTVVWWTTMLSSTLITTEIGLLVGVCFALLCIIFRTQRPRATLLGKVSNTEIYEDQSTYKQLGSIANIKIFRFESSLYYANKDYFKTVLYQKTGVNPILLAAKHQRVEGQANADAGNSKSFFGTRLDCLKPAKQRTEKPPADACPPSLDMHTLILECGAMQFIDTVGLSVLKEIRHDYKEIGVQVLLANCNPSIRHRLREGGWAGGADSGGQLAFHSVHDAVRFAERRYRVQRESKEKKDAVLDPEDLNFQASL, encoded by the exons ATGGAGGACACGTCAAGCCAGAAGTCAGGACAGAGCAAAGAGGTGCTGAGCTCCCTAACACCAGAAGAGAGTCCTGCCAATTTTGTACATGTCCAATTGGAGGAGTATGAGCCCGCAGACTTTAGCACCAAGGATCTCATCCtaaagaaagccagagaggtcTGCACATGCAATCATCAAACCATCATTGCCTTCTTCTGTCAGCTGTTCCCAGTGCTGGACTGGCTTCCCCGTTACAACATCAAGACGCAGTTGCTTGGGGACGTCATATCTGGGCTCCTGGTGGGGATAGTTGCCATCCCTCAGTCCATCTCCTACTCCCTCTTAGCCAGCCAGGATCCCATCTACGGAATCTACACCAACTTCTTCTGCAATGTCATCTACGTCGCTATGGCCACGTCACACCATAACTTCGTGGGCTCCTTCGGCATCCTGTGTCTGATGATTGGGCAGTCTGTGAACCGGCACCTCCAGCTAGCAGGGTACAGCGGCGACAGCTCTGGCTCTTCACTGGTGGGCAACTCCACCTCCTTCGGTAATGGGACAGGAGCCTGTGACAGGAGCTGCTATGCCATCACTGTGGCCCTTTCCTTAAGCTTTCTGGTCGGCCTTTACCAG ATCCTGCTGGGGGTTTTACAGCTGGGTTTTGTGGCTGTCTACCTGTCAGAACCTCTGCTCAGTGGCTTTGTGACTGGCTCCAGCCTCACCATTATCACCTCCCAGATGAAGTATCTCCTGGGACTGAAAATACCTCGTCACGAAGGGGTGGGGTCCTTCCTCCTGACGTGGGTTGACCTTTTCAGATACATCCAGAACACCAACATCTGTGACCTGGTCACCAGCCTGGTTGCTTTGGCTATCATAGTGCCTGTCAAAGAGATCAATGACCGGTATAAGGAGAAGATGAAGGCCCCATTCCCCATAGAGCTGCTGGTGGTCATTGTAGCCACAGTAATATCTTACTACTTTAACTTCGAAGAGCGATACAAGTCTGCTGTTTGTGGGGATATCCCCACTGGTTTCAGGAAACCCACTCTACCAGATACAAACCTGTTTTCCAGCCTGGCAGCTGATGCTCTGCCCATCGCTGTTATTGGTTTTGCCATGACCGTCTCCCTGGCGGAAATCTTTGGCAAAAAGCACGGCTACGCTGTCCGTGCCAACCAAGAGATGATTGCCATTGGCATGTGCAACCTGATCCCTTCTTTCTTCTACTGCtttgccagctctgcagccctgaCCAAGACTCTGCTGAAGGAGTCCACGGGGACCCAGACCCAGGTGTCCGGCCTGGTCACCTCCCTCGTGCTGCTGTTAGTGCTGCTGTGGATCGCCCCACTCTTCTACTCGCTGCAGACCTCCATCCTGGGGGTGGTCACCATTGTCAACCTGCGGGGGGGCCTGAGGAAGTTCCATGATACCCCCCGCATGTGGCAGCTCAGCAAGCTGGACACGGTGGTGTGGTGGACAACCATGCTGTCCTCCACACTGATCACCACAGAGATTGGGCTCCTCGTGGGCGTCTGCTTCGCTCTGCTCTGCATCATCTTCCGCACACAGAGACCCAGGGCCACGCTCCTGGGCAAGGTCAGCAACACAGAAATCTATGAGGACCAGTCCACTTACAAGCAGCTCGGCAGTATTGCCAACATCAAAATCTTCCGCTTCGAGTCATCCCTCTACTATGCCAACAAGGACTATTTCAAGACAGTTCTCTACCAGAAAACTGGGGTAAATCCTATCCTGCTGGCTGCTAAGCACCAAAGGGTGGAGGGCCAGGCAAATGCAGACGCAGgcaacagcaagagctttttcGGCACCAGGCTTGACTGCCTGAAACCTGCCAAGCAAAGGACTGAGAAGCCTCCAGCAGATGCCTGTCCTCCCTCCCTAGATATGCACACCTTAATCCTTGAGTGTGGGGCAATGCAGTTCATAGATACTGTGGGTCTCTCTGTGCTAAAGGAGATACGGCATGACTACAAGGAGATTGGCGTCCAGGTGCTCCTGGCCAACTGCAACCCTTCCATCCGCCACCGGCTCCGGGAGGGAGGCTGGGCTGGTGGGGCAGACAGCGGTGGTCAGCTGGCTTTCCACAGCGTCCACGATGCAGTGCGGTTTGCCGAACGGCGGTACCGCGTGCAGCGggagagcaaggagaaaaaggatGCTGTCCTGGACCCCGAAGACCTGAACTTCCAGGCGTCTTTGTAG